A region of Lycium barbarum isolate Lr01 chromosome 1, ASM1917538v2, whole genome shotgun sequence DNA encodes the following proteins:
- the LOC132627661 gene encoding phosphatidylinositol/phosphatidylcholine transfer protein SFH13-like isoform X2: MSGGSDAYYNDSRERKSDCENSEDETQRFRIGAFRKKAINASNKFTRSLRKRGKRKVDYRFPSVPIEDIHDAEEENAVYELHLQLLDKNLLPPIHDDYHTLLRFLKARDFNIEKTIQMWEEMLNWRKEFGADTILEDFHFEELEEVLQYYPQGYHGVDRDGRPVYIERLGQAHPNKLMRITTIDRYMKYHVQEFERALHEKFSACSIAAKKRICSTTTILDVQGLGVKNFTRTAASLLAAMAKVDNSYYPETLHRMFIVNAGPGFKKILWPAAQKFLDAKTIGKIQVLEPKSLGKLLEVIDPSQLPDFLGGSCTCSVEGGCLRSNKGPWSDPEIMKLVHNLEAKTGKQISRICSDQRRIDSYKQIRPLKGRINETSTAESVSDAHDQCFGRSSSSIPQLSSLDEKARETNSTPYCSCDDQFSPGEQVDVNEHKLSQEPPECNLTNLSINAGPNSQGTLVIHWFEMIQEKVLNRCTQCLERKLIPFLLKLSGLIRSVFFEYWRKRANVSRTSALEERQESSSCEAVHKADEALPCMERLRKLETLFEEIKRKPAEIPVEKDQMIQQSMERIKSVEMDLDKTKRVLHTAVVKQLEIAELLENLQQSRFHRRRLLC, translated from the exons ATGTCAG GGGGATCAGATGCTTATTACAATGACAGTAGAGAAAGAAAATCAGACTGTGAGAATTCAGAGGATGAGACACAGAGATTCAGAATTGGTGCTTTCAGGAAAAAGGCAATCAATGCTTCCAACAAGTTCACTCGCTCCCtcagaaaaagaggaaaaaggaaaGTTGACTACAGGTTTCCTTCAGTTCCGATAGAGGATATACATGACGCAGAGGAAGAGAATGCTGTCTATGAATTGCATCTACAACTTCTTGACAAGAATTTGTTGCCACCCATACATGATGACTACCATACCTTGTTGAG ATTCTTGAAGGCAAGAGATTTCAACATTGAGAAAACTATTCAGATGTGGGAAGAAATGCTTAACTGGAGGAAAGAATTTGGAGCAGACACAATATTGGAG GATTTTCACTTTGAAGAGTTGGAAGAAGTCCTGCAGTATTACCCACAAGGATATCATGGAGTTGACAGGGATGGAAGGCCTGTGTATATTGAAAGGCTTGGACAAGCTCATCCAAACAAACTAATGCGAATCACCACAATTGATCGCTACATGAAATATCATGTCCAAGAGTTTGAAAGGGCCCTACATGAGAAATTCTCTGCATGTTCTATTGCAGCAAAGAAAAGGATCTGCTCAACAACTACAATTTTGGATGTGCAAGGCCTT GGAGTTAAAAACTTCACCAGGACAGCTGCTAGTCTTTTGGCAGCCATGGCAAAAGTTGATAACAGTTATTATCCTGAG ACATTGCACCGGATGTTTATTGTCAATGCTGGCCCTGGCTTCAAAAAGATACTTTGGCCTGCAGCACAGAAATTTCTGGATGCAAAGACTATTGGCAAAATACAG GTTCTGGAACCTAAATCTTTGGGTAAACTGCTTGAAGTGATTGACCCTAG TCAGTTACCTGACTTTCTGGGTGGCTCTTGTACCTGTTCTGTTGAGGGTGGCTGCCTCAGGTCTAACAAGGGTCCATGGAGTGACCCTGAAATAATGAAG CTTGTACATAACTTAGAGGCAAAAACTGGGAAGCAAATATCCAGAATATGCAGTGACCAAAGGAGAATTGATTCCTATAAACAGATACGGCCACTAAAG GGAAGAATTAACGAAACATCAACAGCTGAATCAGTATCAGATGCTCATGACCAGTGTTTCGGACGAAGTAGCAGTTCAATTCCACAGCTGTCCTCACTTGACGAAAAA GCAAGGGAAACGAATTCTACCCCCTACTGTAGTTGTGATGATCAATTCAGCCCAGGTGAACAAGTTGATGTTAATGAACATAAGTTGAGCCAAGAGCCTCCAGAATGCAATTTGACGAATTTGTCCATTAATGCAGGACCAAATTCTCAAG GTACATTGGTGATTCATTGGTTTGAAATGATCCAGGAAAAGGTTCTGAACAGATGTACCCAGTGCTTGGAAAGGAAACTGATTCCTTTCTTACTCAAACTCTCTGGATTGATTCGTAGTGTGTTCTTTGAGTATTGGAGGAAACGGGCAAATGTTTCCCGCACTAGTGCATTAGAAGAAAGGCAAGAAAGCAGTTCCTGTGAAGCTGTTCATAAAGCAGATGAGGCTCTTCCATGCATGGAGCGTCTTCGTAAACTGGAAACATTGTTTGAAGAAATAAAGAGAAAGCCTGCTGAGATCCCAGTAGAGAAGGACCAAATGATCCAGCAATCAATGGAAAGGATCAAGTCAGTGGAGATGGACCTCGACAAGACAAAAAGG GTGTTGCATACTGCAGTAGTGAAGCAACTTGAAATTGCAGAATTGTTGGAGAACCTACAACAATCGAGATTTCAT CGGCGGAGGTTATTATGTTGA
- the LOC132627661 gene encoding phosphatidylinositol/phosphatidylcholine transfer protein SFH13-like isoform X1, which translates to MSEGGSDAYYNDSRERKSDCENSEDETQRFRIGAFRKKAINASNKFTRSLRKRGKRKVDYRFPSVPIEDIHDAEEENAVYELHLQLLDKNLLPPIHDDYHTLLRFLKARDFNIEKTIQMWEEMLNWRKEFGADTILEDFHFEELEEVLQYYPQGYHGVDRDGRPVYIERLGQAHPNKLMRITTIDRYMKYHVQEFERALHEKFSACSIAAKKRICSTTTILDVQGLGVKNFTRTAASLLAAMAKVDNSYYPETLHRMFIVNAGPGFKKILWPAAQKFLDAKTIGKIQVLEPKSLGKLLEVIDPSQLPDFLGGSCTCSVEGGCLRSNKGPWSDPEIMKLVHNLEAKTGKQISRICSDQRRIDSYKQIRPLKGRINETSTAESVSDAHDQCFGRSSSSIPQLSSLDEKARETNSTPYCSCDDQFSPGEQVDVNEHKLSQEPPECNLTNLSINAGPNSQGTLVIHWFEMIQEKVLNRCTQCLERKLIPFLLKLSGLIRSVFFEYWRKRANVSRTSALEERQESSSCEAVHKADEALPCMERLRKLETLFEEIKRKPAEIPVEKDQMIQQSMERIKSVEMDLDKTKRVLHTAVVKQLEIAELLENLQQSRFHRRRLLC; encoded by the exons ATGTCAG AAGGGGGATCAGATGCTTATTACAATGACAGTAGAGAAAGAAAATCAGACTGTGAGAATTCAGAGGATGAGACACAGAGATTCAGAATTGGTGCTTTCAGGAAAAAGGCAATCAATGCTTCCAACAAGTTCACTCGCTCCCtcagaaaaagaggaaaaaggaaaGTTGACTACAGGTTTCCTTCAGTTCCGATAGAGGATATACATGACGCAGAGGAAGAGAATGCTGTCTATGAATTGCATCTACAACTTCTTGACAAGAATTTGTTGCCACCCATACATGATGACTACCATACCTTGTTGAG ATTCTTGAAGGCAAGAGATTTCAACATTGAGAAAACTATTCAGATGTGGGAAGAAATGCTTAACTGGAGGAAAGAATTTGGAGCAGACACAATATTGGAG GATTTTCACTTTGAAGAGTTGGAAGAAGTCCTGCAGTATTACCCACAAGGATATCATGGAGTTGACAGGGATGGAAGGCCTGTGTATATTGAAAGGCTTGGACAAGCTCATCCAAACAAACTAATGCGAATCACCACAATTGATCGCTACATGAAATATCATGTCCAAGAGTTTGAAAGGGCCCTACATGAGAAATTCTCTGCATGTTCTATTGCAGCAAAGAAAAGGATCTGCTCAACAACTACAATTTTGGATGTGCAAGGCCTT GGAGTTAAAAACTTCACCAGGACAGCTGCTAGTCTTTTGGCAGCCATGGCAAAAGTTGATAACAGTTATTATCCTGAG ACATTGCACCGGATGTTTATTGTCAATGCTGGCCCTGGCTTCAAAAAGATACTTTGGCCTGCAGCACAGAAATTTCTGGATGCAAAGACTATTGGCAAAATACAG GTTCTGGAACCTAAATCTTTGGGTAAACTGCTTGAAGTGATTGACCCTAG TCAGTTACCTGACTTTCTGGGTGGCTCTTGTACCTGTTCTGTTGAGGGTGGCTGCCTCAGGTCTAACAAGGGTCCATGGAGTGACCCTGAAATAATGAAG CTTGTACATAACTTAGAGGCAAAAACTGGGAAGCAAATATCCAGAATATGCAGTGACCAAAGGAGAATTGATTCCTATAAACAGATACGGCCACTAAAG GGAAGAATTAACGAAACATCAACAGCTGAATCAGTATCAGATGCTCATGACCAGTGTTTCGGACGAAGTAGCAGTTCAATTCCACAGCTGTCCTCACTTGACGAAAAA GCAAGGGAAACGAATTCTACCCCCTACTGTAGTTGTGATGATCAATTCAGCCCAGGTGAACAAGTTGATGTTAATGAACATAAGTTGAGCCAAGAGCCTCCAGAATGCAATTTGACGAATTTGTCCATTAATGCAGGACCAAATTCTCAAG GTACATTGGTGATTCATTGGTTTGAAATGATCCAGGAAAAGGTTCTGAACAGATGTACCCAGTGCTTGGAAAGGAAACTGATTCCTTTCTTACTCAAACTCTCTGGATTGATTCGTAGTGTGTTCTTTGAGTATTGGAGGAAACGGGCAAATGTTTCCCGCACTAGTGCATTAGAAGAAAGGCAAGAAAGCAGTTCCTGTGAAGCTGTTCATAAAGCAGATGAGGCTCTTCCATGCATGGAGCGTCTTCGTAAACTGGAAACATTGTTTGAAGAAATAAAGAGAAAGCCTGCTGAGATCCCAGTAGAGAAGGACCAAATGATCCAGCAATCAATGGAAAGGATCAAGTCAGTGGAGATGGACCTCGACAAGACAAAAAGG GTGTTGCATACTGCAGTAGTGAAGCAACTTGAAATTGCAGAATTGTTGGAGAACCTACAACAATCGAGATTTCAT CGGCGGAGGTTATTATGTTGA